TGACGGGTGTAAGACATTTCAAACATTAACAAAAACATAGAAAATAGGCCTGTCGCAAGAGAATGGTCGGGGTATAGGACTCCCGTACCGTCACAAGCACAGGAAATGCTTTTCTACAGATACAGAACAAGATGGGATTATTTTCTTTTCGACAGGAATTGGCCATTGACTTAGGTACGGCTAATACGATAATCATCAAAGATGGTAAGGTCGTCTTGGACGAACCTTCCGTAGTAGCATTCGATCGTCGCACGGATGAAGTGATAGCAGTAGGGACAGATGCTCGTGAGATGTATGAGAAAGGACACCAGCATATCAGGACAGTACGCCCCTTGCGAGATGGTGTGATAGCCGACTTCAAAGCTGCCGAGCAGATGATAAGCGGTATGATCCGTATGATCGGTAAGAAGCATCGCTGGATCCATCCATCGCTCCGCATGGTGATCGGTATACCTTCGGGTAGTACGGAAGTCGAGATGCGTGCCGTGCGCGACTCCAGCGAGCATGCAGGTGGGCGTGACGTATATATGATATATGAACCTATGGCTGCTGCTGTGGGTATCGGCATCGATGTATTGGCTCCGGAGGGAAATATGATTGTGGATATAGGTGGAGGTACAACGGAGATCGCCGTCATTTCACTGGGCGGTATCGTCATGGACCAGTCCATTCGTGTAGCCGGTGATGAACTGACCAATGATATTATGGACTATATGCGCCGCGAACACAATGTAAAGATCGGGGAGCGTACAGCTGAGCAGATCAAAATCAATGTAGGTGCAGCTTCGGAAGACTTGGCTTCACCGCCCGAGACCTATCTGGTCTGCGGTGCAGACCAGATGGATACCCTTCCGAGGAAGATACCCGTAAGTTATAAGGAGGTGGCACATTGTCTGGAGAAGTCCATCGTGAAGATCGAAGCTGCCATCCTCAAAGCATTGGAGGAAACCCCTCCCGAACTCTATGCCGACATCGTAAGGAACGGTGTATTCCTGACCGGAGGAGGAGCTATGTTGCGCGGTTTGGACAAGCGTCTGACCGATCGTTTCGGTATCACTTTCCAAGTAGCCGATGAGCCTCTGTTGGCTGTAGCCAAGGGTACGGGGATTGCGCTTAAATACGTGGACACATTCAACTTCCTGATCCGATAGAGATAGTCCGAAAAACTTTCTTCCTGCATGCTCTAACATGCGTAAGCTCATCGAGTTTATAGTACGTCATCAACATTGGCTACTGTTTCTTTTTCTGGAGACGGTAGCCTTTGTCGTACTCTTCAACGATAGCATCTACCATCGAGCGCAGGGAATGGCGGTAGCCAATGCCCTGACGGGGCGCATCAATAGCCTGACGGGCGAAGTGCGCAGTTATATGAGTCTGCGTGAGAAAAATCGTATGCTTCTCGATGCCAATGCACGGTTGGAGTTGGAGTACATTTCGCTCAAGAGAGCTGTTGATGCAGCCGTAGCCGATTCTGTACGCCCCCTACTGTTCCGGCCGGATTCCCTCAATCCGCAACCAGTGGAGATGGACTACCTGAGAGCACAGGTGGTCAATGCTTCCTATAACAGGGTGGAGAATTTCATGACCATAGATAAGGGACGAGCCGATGGTGTACTGCCGGAAATGGGTGTAGTGTCGGCTACGGGTGTGGTGGGTGCCGTAACGGCTGCTTCAGATCATTATGCTATTGTGATCCCGATCATCAACCCGAAATTCAAACTCAGTTGCCGACTCAAGGGAAGCGAATATGTAGGTTCCATTCTGTGGGAGAAGCCCGGGAGCAATGTAGCCCAGCTGACCGATCTGCCCCGTCACGTGCAGTTAGCACAGGGAGATACGGTAGTAACGAGCGGGTATTCATCCATCTTCCCTGCTAACCTGATGGTCGGACGTGTGGGCAAGATAAAGGGCAAGGATACGCCTTTGGCCGAGAGAAATTCGTTCAGTGCCGTACCTGTAATCCTGTCTGCCGACTTCGGTAGGCTGACGGATGTGTATGTGATCCTGAACAAGATCGATATAGAGAGGCAAAAGCTGGAGGAGGAAAACGGCATACCCAAAACGGAGGCTTACTGATGATTCGTGAGATAAGGTTTTTCTTGGCAGCTGTGCTGCTGGTTCTACTACAGGTATGGGTGTTCAACTACATATTTCTGTTCAAAGTAGCCACCCCTTTCGTCTATATATATA
This genomic stretch from Porphyromonas gingivalis ATCC 33277 harbors:
- a CDS encoding rod shape-determining protein; its protein translation is MGLFSFRQELAIDLGTANTIIIKDGKVVLDEPSVVAFDRRTDEVIAVGTDAREMYEKGHQHIRTVRPLRDGVIADFKAAEQMISGMIRMIGKKHRWIHPSLRMVIGIPSGSTEVEMRAVRDSSEHAGGRDVYMIYEPMAAAVGIGIDVLAPEGNMIVDIGGGTTEIAVISLGGIVMDQSIRVAGDELTNDIMDYMRREHNVKIGERTAEQIKINVGAASEDLASPPETYLVCGADQMDTLPRKIPVSYKEVAHCLEKSIVKIEAAILKALEETPPELYADIVRNGVFLTGGGAMLRGLDKRLTDRFGITFQVADEPLLAVAKGTGIALKYVDTFNFLIR
- the mreC gene encoding rod shape-determining protein MreC — translated: MRKLIEFIVRHQHWLLFLFLETVAFVVLFNDSIYHRAQGMAVANALTGRINSLTGEVRSYMSLREKNRMLLDANARLELEYISLKRAVDAAVADSVRPLLFRPDSLNPQPVEMDYLRAQVVNASYNRVENFMTIDKGRADGVLPEMGVVSATGVVGAVTAASDHYAIVIPIINPKFKLSCRLKGSEYVGSILWEKPGSNVAQLTDLPRHVQLAQGDTVVTSGYSSIFPANLMVGRVGKIKGKDTPLAERNSFSAVPVILSADFGRLTDVYVILNKIDIERQKLEEENGIPKTEAY